The Carnobacterium divergens nucleotide sequence ACCCACCATCTAACGCAATCATCCAATCTTTTGATTGACCAACTGGTGCTGTGGCTTTTCTAGGTCCATCTAGTAAAGCTGACGTTTGTTCCGTCACCGTTCCATAAATTTGGCGTGCGGTTTGACCTGTTTTTTGACCTTCTACTAAATGTGGCAGCATTTCGCTGTAAATTTCTGTTTTACGTTCCTCAGACAAGTTCGCTGCGGTTAAGGCTTTGTCTAACCCCATCATGTATTGTTCATTACGCTTTGTTAATTTGGCTTGTAATGCTTCATTTTCTGCTTTTACGTTTACTAATTCTTCATGTTCCACTGTTTTGATAGCCCCTTTCAAGTCTTTCCTCACCTACTAGACGTTAAATAGAAACTCCATAATGTCTCCGTCTTGTACAATGTAGCCTTTTCCTTCTGAGCGTAAGCGTCCTGCTTCTTTGATTGCTTGCAGACTTTCGTATTTATCTAAATCTTCAAATGAATACGTTTCAGCACGGATAAAGCCTCGTTCAAAATCAGAATGGATAATTCCCGCTGTTTGCGGCGCTGTCATTCCTTGTTTAAAAGTCCAAGCACGAACTTCTTTTTCACCTGCTGTAAAGTAAGTTGCTAATCCTAATAAGTGGTAAGCGGTACGAATCAATTGGTCTAAACCAGATTCTGCAATACCCATTTCTTCTAAGAATTCTGCTTTTTCTTCGTCTTCTAACTCAGCGATTTCTTCTTCTGCTCTTGCACAAATCACAATAACATCTGAATTTTCACTTGCAGCAAATTCTTTTACTTGTTTAACGTATTCGTTATTTGATGGATCTGCAACGTCTTCTTCTCCAACGTTCGCTACGTATAAAACAGGTTTCGTTGTTAGTAAAAATAAGCTTTTTACTAGTGGCAATTCATCTTCTGAAAATTCAATGCTTCTTGCTGATTGGCCTGCTTCTAAAACAGGTTTGATTTTTTCTAGCACTGTTAATTCGGCAACAGCGTCCTTATCTTTTGTTCTTGCAACTTTTGCTACACGAGCAATTCGTTTTTCTACAGATTCTAAATCTGCTAAAACCAACTCTAAGTTAATCGTTTCAATATCTGCTAATGGATCTACTCGTCCATCTACGTGAGTGATATTTTCATCATCAAACGAGCGTACAACGTGACAAATCGCGTCTACTTGACGGATATGACTTAAGAATTTATTCCCTAATCCTTCACCTTTACTAGCGCCTTTTACGATTCCTGCGATATCAGTAAATTCAAAAGTCGTTGGAATCGTCTTTTTAGGGGTAATCAATTGTGTAATACGGTCTAGGCGTTTATCTGGTACTTCAACCATGCCCACATTAGGGTCAATTGTCGCGAAGGGATAGTTTGCCGCTTCTGCTCCTGCTTTTGTAATTGCGTTAAATAGTGTTGATTTTCCTACGTTTGGTAAGCCTACAATTCCTGCTGTTAATGCCATTTTTAGTCACACATTCCTTTTCTTTAGTTAATTGTTTCTGCTGAAACGAGTATTTTTTTCATTTTCTTTTCAAATTCTCTTCGTGGCATTAAAACCATATGTCCACATTTTTCACACTTAATCCGAATATCCATGCCCATTCGAATAATTTGCCAGCGATTGGTTCCACATGGATGTGGCTTCTTCATTTCGACAATATCGTTTAATTGATACATTTTCCCCCACCCACTCTATCTTAAAAATGATCTATTCGTCTTCAAATTGAATTTCTAAAATATCTAGAATTCTAGTTAAATCGTCAACAGAAAGGTATTCGATTTCGATTTTTCCTTTTTCGCCTTTTTCGCTGATTTGAACAGCTGTACCGAATTTATCCATCAAACGTTCTTCACTTTCTCGGATATAATAAGGTTTTTTTTCAGCTTTTGGCTTGTCTTGAGCTTTTTCTTTTGGTTGGTTCAATTGAATCACTAATTGCTCCAACTGGCGAACCGTTAAGTTATCTCGAACAACTCGATTGGCAATTTTGCTGATTTGTTTTTTATCTTTTAATCCTAGTAATGTTCTTGCTTGTCCCATTGAGATTTCTTCATTTTGAAGCATTTTTTTGACGCCATCAGGCAAACCTAGTAAACGTAAATAATTTGCAATGTAAGGGCGACTCTTGCCTAGACGTTTTGCCACTTCTTCTTGGGTTAATTTTAGCTTTTTCATCAGCATATCATAGGCTTCTGCTTCTTCAAGAGAGGTCAAGTCTTCTCTTTGTAAGTTTTCCAACACCGCTACTTCCATCATTCGCTCTTCATCAAAGACACGAATAATCGCTGGAATGGTTGCCTTTCCTGCTAATTTAGAGGCTCTAAAACGACGCT carries:
- a CDS encoding DUF951 domain-containing protein — its product is MYQLNDIVEMKKPHPCGTNRWQIIRMGMDIRIKCEKCGHMVLMPRREFEKKMKKILVSAETIN
- a CDS encoding ParB/RepB/Spo0J family partition protein, giving the protein MANKNSKGLGRGIDALFGDYTELEEIDVNSEVVKEISLEEIRPNPYQPRKIFDEEALNELADSIRSSGVFQPIILRESTVKGYEIIAGERRFRASKLAGKATIPAIIRVFDEERMMEVAVLENLQREDLTSLEEAEAYDMLMKKLKLTQEEVAKRLGKSRPYIANYLRLLGLPDGVKKMLQNEEISMGQARTLLGLKDKKQISKIANRVVRDNLTVRQLEQLVIQLNQPKEKAQDKPKAEKKPYYIRESEERLMDKFGTAVQISEKGEKGKIEIEYLSVDDLTRILDILEIQFEDE
- the ychF gene encoding redox-regulated ATPase YchF is translated as MALTAGIVGLPNVGKSTLFNAITKAGAEAANYPFATIDPNVGMVEVPDKRLDRITQLITPKKTIPTTFEFTDIAGIVKGASKGEGLGNKFLSHIRQVDAICHVVRSFDDENITHVDGRVDPLADIETINLELVLADLESVEKRIARVAKVARTKDKDAVAELTVLEKIKPVLEAGQSARSIEFSEDELPLVKSLFLLTTKPVLYVANVGEEDVADPSNNEYVKQVKEFAASENSDVIVICARAEEEIAELEDEEKAEFLEEMGIAESGLDQLIRTAYHLLGLATYFTAGEKEVRAWTFKQGMTAPQTAGIIHSDFERGFIRAETYSFEDLDKYESLQAIKEAGRLRSEGKGYIVQDGDIMEFLFNV